From the genome of Corallococcus macrosporus DSM 14697:
CCCACCCCTTCACCTTGGCGATGTGCGGGTGCTCCAGCCGCAGCAGACACACCAACTCTCTCAAAAGCCTCTCATCCGAGCGGCTGCTGTCCAGGCTGAACTGCCGATGCTTGGACACCTTGATGGCCACGGGCAGCCCGGCCCGCACGCCCCGGTACACGTCACCGTAGGCGCCGCCGCCCTTCCACTCACGAATCCGGCAGCCCTCCAGGCGCGCGCCGGGCTTGAGGAAGCCAAAGAGGTTCAGCGTCGACATGGGCTGGCCTATTTCCCCACGGGAGTTCCGTCCTGGAGCGCCACGCCTGGGATGACCAGGGGAGCGCCCCCGCTGGCCGCTTCTACCACCAGCCGGTACTCCGCTGAGTTCCCAAACGTCTCCTCCCAGCCAAACTCCACCGCGACCCGGCCAACCCCGTTCTTGGAAGGGGCTTCCGCCGCGAACCGCAAGGCGCGCGCCGTCACACGCTTCCCGGTGGCGACGTCCTCCAGCCAGGCGCGGGCCGGACGCCAGGGCTTGCCAGTGTCGTTTCCAACCCGTGCCTTGAAGACCATCCAGTCGCGCGCCTGGAAATACGCGGCGGCCCTCACGCGGACCTGCGCGTCCGCGGCGCGCCCCAGAAGAGGTTCATGGAGCACGACCACCATGACGCCCTGCTCCTCCACCTGTCCGGACAGCACCCAGTCCGCGGGGCCCCTGGCGGCGCAGCGCGCGCGCTGGTCAGCCAGGGCCGCTTCATAGGCGGCGCAGCGCGCCTCCAGCTCCGCCAGCCGGGCGCGCAGCAGCTCCGGCGCGCTGGCCTCCCGGAACACCCGCACCTGCGCGTCCACCACGTCGCCCGGCGTGCTGAGCTGAAAGAGCGGCGCGGCCTGGGCGGACGCGGCGGACAGCGGCACGCGCAGCGTCACCGGCTCGCGCAGCGGCTCCAGCGCCCGGAGCGTGAGCGAGCGCTCGCCCCGGTCGAGGATCTCCACCCGCGTCCCGTCGCTCAGCACGGCGGCGCGCGCGTCGATGGGCATGTCGAAGCTGAGCGTCGTGGGGACCGTGGTGGAGAGACGGACGGCCTCGGCCTTCTCCGCGAGGGCCACGTTGCGCATCTGGAGGCTGGGCGTCAGGGCACCTTCCGCCGCCGCCACCGGGGGAAGGACCAGGAGCGCCAACAAGGAGAGCTGTCGTGACTGGATGCGGAACCCCATGCGGCGACGCTAACAGACCTCCGCTCCGGCTCTGCCACCCTTGCCGCTGTCGTCCAACCAGGCACACCAGACGCAGCAGGGAGTGGACGTTCAGGTCCACGGTGGGCAGCGAGGTGACTAAGTAGCGCCACTCGACGCGTTGGGTGTCGTCGTCCCGCAGGTGCGTCTGGCGGACGCATAGCAGCAGTCAGGCTGCTGCCGCGCGCGCTGGCAGCCATACTCGTGAAGAGGCTCAACACCAAACCTCGTTGAACCTCATTCCTGTTACCCCAATGCGCTCCAACGCTGACGTGAGTTCCTCTAAAACAACAAGAGCGATGGACCATCCCCATGGCCGGAACACCTTCGCCGCGCCTACTTTTCGCTATCAATCCGCATCCCGTACACGTCCCGATACTGGCCGACCTTCTCAGGTCGCCCATCTTCCGGCATCCAAAGCTCGCCCTCCTTGCACGCCGCTCCGTCGTTGCACCGAATGAGCCGAGTCGCCACCAGAACGCAGAACTGTTCGGGCTGGCCCACGATGTCCACCGGGCAGGTCTGCACGTCGTTAGCAGCCCTGGCGTGTACGACCGGGGTCGAGAGACCCGCGAGAGTGAAATCAAACGCCTTTCCAGGAACGTCATTGGGAATCCTCAAACGCCCTGGATTCGGAATCGGTTGTCCCTTCTTGAAGTTCCATGGCTCAGCCACTTCGCGACCTTGCAGGCCCGTGGGGATGCCAAGGGACCACCGCCCCGGCAGGGCCATATCAGCGGAGTGCTCGAAATACCGTTTGGGCATGCGGACCACTCTGGACCGCTGGCCGGAAATCCTGGTGCCGCTCCATCACCTCCGCGTGCGGTCGCGTTCAGAACACCGGAAGTGGACGCCGCCAGGCGCCGAACTGCCGATGCGCTGGCAACCTGCACCAACACCGTGACGTCCTGCATCCAGCGAAACCCCAGCATGCGCGAAGCGGCGAGGGCTCATAGCGGCGTGCGGATGAAGCGAACAGGCGGAGGCTGTTGAGTAAAGGTACCGCCGCTTCCTTGAGCCTGGCCAGCGGGTCGTGTGAGAGGCGCTGGCCGCCCACACGTGCTGAGCGCGCATCGACGTCAGCGAAGCACGGGCGCCATGAGGCGAGACCCCAGGCCGGCCGGGGCGCACTTGAAGAGCTCGCTAGAGAGAAATAGCCTTTTCCTGCCTCGTGGGTCGGGTCCTCCCCGGTGAGGAACTGTTTGGAAATGTCGGGAGTTTTGGCGGCGCAAAACCCCCGACATTCCCGAACAGCGAGCTCCGGGACCGGCTCCGCCCCCCGGCGCGAGGGCTCCGACGGGGCGACACCGAGGAAGGGGTCGCCCACTGCGACGGCTCCTTCGCTCAGCGCATCTGAGCCGCGCGATCAGACAAACGCATGGATGCGCTTCATCGGGCGAGGCGCTACCGGTTGGCTGGTGACTTCGACAGCGCCCGACAGGCCATGCGCGAGGTGCTCACCATCGAAGGGGTGCCGCGCAACCGCGCGACGGCACAAGGCCCACTCAAAGGTCCGACCGACAGGCCATGTAGGCGCGCCTGACGCCGCCTCCTCCTCCCCAGGAAGGCAGCCGAGGAGGTCCAAACAACCCCGTCGCGCCCCCCGGGTACTCCTCGGGTGGCTTCCTCTGAGGCCCAACCATCTGCCATGGTGGAGGGCCGTCTTTTTCGTTGGAGCGCAACATGCGTCACCGTCTGGGCCCCGCCGTCCTCCTGGGCTCGGCGCTGCTTCTGGGCAGCGCCTGCAAGAAGTCAGAGGCCCCCGCGCCCGAGGCCCCCGCCACGTCGCCCACGGAGCCCGCGCCCGCCTACAGCCTGTCCTTCCTCGAAGCCGCGGCGCCCTCGGGCTGTACCTGGATTCGCCATGAGTCGGCGGGCACACGCCAGCCGCTCGCCACCGTGGACGCGGCGTGCGAGCGGCTCAAGCTGGCCTGGGGCCCGCGTGGCAAGCAGGGCCTGATGGTGGACCGGGGCAGCGGCGAGCTGCCCCCGCGCGCCTGGCAGGTGGACTTCGACGCCGGCCGGAGCACCCGGCTGCTGCTGCCCGAGCTCGGCCACACCGACACGCTGGGCTTCGACGAGGAGGGCCACGTCGTGGCGCTGGTGTCGCAGTTGGAGGACCTGCCGCGGAAGATGGAGAGCGGCCGCGAGTACTTCGTCTTCGACGGCAAGCGCTTCCTCCTCCCGGACGCGGACGGCAGCCCGGGCCTGGCGCACGCGTACCGCCACGAGGCCGGCCAGTGGAAGCACCTGGAGACGGTGGCCACGCTGTACGAAATCGACGGCGCCCTGGGCACCGAGGCCCTGACCACGGCGGGCCGGCTGACGTCCTCCACCTTCTCCAGGGACCCGGACCGGCTCGCGACGTCCGAGCTGGAGGAAGGCAACGAGGACGCGGCCCGGCTGGACGCGGTGGTGAAGGACCGGGGCCACACGGCCTACGGCATGTGGGTCTCCATGGAGACACAGCAGGGCCCGCTCTACGCCTGGCGGGCCGCGGGCGAGCTGCCCACGCTGATGCTCCCGCTTCGCTGGGAGGTGAATGACCGGCTGGTGGAGCCGGAGCGGCTGGCGCTCGCGCCCACCTCGGCCGTGGCGCTGCGGATGCGGGGACACCTGCTGCTGGTCGCCGCCGAGCAGGCCGCCCGCGTCTATGACGCGAAGACGAAGAAGCGCGTCGCCGCGCTGGAGAACGTCCAAAGCGCGCGCTTCTGGCCCCAGCAGCGGACCGCCACCGCCGCCGCGCCCACCCGCGCGGTGGCGGCGCCGTAGCGCTGGCGCGCCGCCCTACTTGCCAATGCCGGCGACCGCGCCCACCAGCGCCACCACCGCATAGCCGCCGAAGCACAGACCGAAGGTGAGCAGGGGGACCGCCAGGGCGCCCAGCGCGGCGGCGCCCCAGCTCGTGCGGTGCAGGCTCCGGTACGCGATGACGCGCAGCGCGAGCGCCCACATGGGCGCGATGTACATGCCACAGAAGGGAATCACTCCCAGCAGATAAGGCGCCAGCGACAGGGTGTTGGCGCGGAGGGTGACCTCGAAGGGACGCCCCGTCCGCTGCAACCGGAACACGAGGTGGTCCAGCGCGGCGTTGATGAGCGCGACGAGCATGCCCATGACGGGCGCCGCCACCATCACCACCCCGAACACGCCGGCCGCGACCAGCCGGAACCCGCTCTGGGAGACGTTGTCGATTTCCGTCATCGCCGCCGGGATGGCGAACACGACGGCCAGATAGAAGAGCGCCGTGGTGAAGTAGGCGGCCAGGTTGGACAGCGCCGCGAAGCCCAGGGAGCTGCCCACCGAGCCCTCCGGCCGCGCGCGCTCGAAGGTGGCCGTGGGGCGCAGCGCCACCGCCTGGCACGTCTGAAAGTATGCTCGCAGCGTGCCCAGCTCCTCGCGCCGGTCCCACGGCAGCGCATCCGCGGGAACGCGGTCATGGCACGTGGCGCACAGCGGCTCGTCCCGCGGCCCCTTCCGCAGGCACTGCGCGCACGCGAAGTTGCCACATCGGGCGCACGCCTGGAGGCTGAGCAGCTCCGGGTGGATGGCACACACGGGGTCGGAGGCGCCCGGCGTGGCCGACTGGAGAAGCGACGTGCCGCACCACGCGCAGCTCTGCGCGCCAGGGACGACGAACGCCTGACAACGGGGACACGGGATTCGCATACGTGCCGCCATCCTCGCATGAGAGCCCACCGGGAAACCCGCTCGTCGAATTCGCGCTTTCCCCTGCCCCATCCACGCTTTAGAGAAGGAGCCATGCACCTGCCCGGTCTCGTGTCGCTCCTCCTCCTGTCCGCGCCCGCCCTGGCCGCCGAGCCCGCGGCGCAGCCTCCCGCCCCGACGTCCCAGGCCCAGGACAAGGCGGCCTTCGAAGCCGAGCTCCAGCGCAACCTGGAGGCCATCGACAAGATGGTGGACAGCAACACCCTCCTCCCCTGCGGCAACCCGCCGCTGCGCCCCGTGC
Proteins encoded in this window:
- a CDS encoding DUF2381 family protein, with product MGFRIQSRQLSLLALLVLPPVAAAEGALTPSLQMRNVALAEKAEAVRLSTTVPTTLSFDMPIDARAAVLSDGTRVEILDRGERSLTLRALEPLREPVTLRVPLSAASAQAAPLFQLSTPGDVVDAQVRVFREASAPELLRARLAELEARCAAYEAALADQRARCAARGPADWVLSGQVEEQGVMVVVLHEPLLGRAADAQVRVRAAAYFQARDWMVFKARVGNDTGKPWRPARAWLEDVATGKRVTARALRFAAEAPSKNGVGRVAVEFGWEETFGNSAEYRLVVEAASGGAPLVIPGVALQDGTPVGK
- a CDS encoding DUF2379 family protein, whose protein sequence is MDALHRARRYRLAGDFDSARQAMREVLTIEGVPRNRATAQGPLKGPTDRPCRRA
- a CDS encoding YIP1 family protein — encoded protein: MRIPCPRCQAFVVPGAQSCAWCGTSLLQSATPGASDPVCAIHPELLSLQACARCGNFACAQCLRKGPRDEPLCATCHDRVPADALPWDRREELGTLRAYFQTCQAVALRPTATFERARPEGSVGSSLGFAALSNLAAYFTTALFYLAVVFAIPAAMTEIDNVSQSGFRLVAAGVFGVVMVAAPVMGMLVALINAALDHLVFRLQRTGRPFEVTLRANTLSLAPYLLGVIPFCGMYIAPMWALALRVIAYRSLHRTSWGAAALGALAVPLLTFGLCFGGYAVVALVGAVAGIGK